The Streptomyces sp. ICC1 DNA window CGCCCGTGACAACGCTCCCGACCCGGCGCCCGCGGCGGCACCCGCGGAGGCCTGCTGGCCGACGAGCCCGGCCTGGAAGCGGACATCGCCTTCGGCTGCGCGGCGACCGTACTGCTGGAGGACCGCCTCGCGCACCACGTCCGCGAGGCCTGGAACCAGGGCCGCAGCGCCCTGCGATCGCCCCTGCCGGAGGCGTGAGCGGCCGGCAGGCCGCCATGGGGCCCGGGTGTTACATGGGGTCCATGGTGCCGCTGCCCCTGCCGTTCTCCTGCTCGCTCTTCTCCCGGATGCGCAGGGCCTTGTCCCTCAGCCGCTGCCGCTCCGCCGGATCGGTGGCGTGCTGCGCCGCCTGCTCCAGCTCCTGGGCCTTGTCGCGCATCTGCCGGGCCCGCTCGCTCGGCTGGCTGTCACCGCTCATGGTCACTCCTCGGGTGGATACGGCGTACGGACGTCTCCCAGACAAACAGCGACGGGGCGCCCGCGCCACCTCACGGTGTCTGGGACGGGGCGGGCCGGGCAAGCGGGGGGTATGAACGGATCCCTTGCGAACGCGTCCAGCAGCTACTACGTCACCGTCCGCGGAGAACGGTTCACCTGCGGCGGGGTGACGGGCCTGGGTCCCCAGGGGGACCTGGGCCTGCCCGGGCAGGTGCTCACGGTCACCCTCGACGACTGCGTCCTCACCGACGCGCCCGGGGCACGGGACTGGGCACTGTCCGCGGAGGCTCCGGCGGAGCCCTGCCACATCAAGATCGAGGAGGTGCGGCCGGGCGCGGTGGCCCCGCTCACCACGTGGTACCTCACCGACGCCAGGCCGGACACGGTCACCGACCACAGCACGACGGCGACCAGCCACGAGACGCGGATCGGTCGGCTCACCCTGCACGCCGCGAAGATCTCCCCCGACATGCCGTAGCGATGTCCGCCCGCCCGTACCGGGTGACGCGGCGGACGGTGGCGGGTCGGTGGGGGTGACGCTGTCGAGGTTGGCGTTGCCGGAGTCGGCGGTGGTGTCAGGGCGAGCGTGTTCCCGGCCCCGTGAACGGCGCGATCTGTCCTTGTCCGGGCGCCGGCCGTCACGACAGGCTGCGGCTGCTCCCAGCAGGTCCTCGGGAGCCCCGTCCCGTTCCGTGCGCCGCTGACCGTAGGGATGCCCGCCGCCATGATCTGGTCAGAGTTCTCGACGGACCACCTGCCCGCCGCCGAGCGCTTCGCCCACTGGGAGCACGTCACCGGCCAGTCGCTGATGCGCACGACCTGCGCCGGCCCGCACCTGTGCGACTTCCGGGCCGGCTCCCGGGCCTTGAACCTGGGCGCCGTCCAGGTCTTCACGCAGGACTACCCGCCGATGGAAGTCCGCCGCAGCCCCCGACAGGTCCGCCAGAGCGACCCGGAGGTGTACCACCTCTGGCTCACCGTGAGCGGGGGCATCGAGCTCAACCTCGGCAGCCGGACCGCCGAAGTGGGTGAGGGCGACCTCGTGCTCTACGACTCCTCACACCCGTACCACGGCCACATCGCCCCCACCGGCCACGCGCAGCGGATCTCCTCCCTCATCGTGCAAGTGCCGCGCGGCGCACTGCCCCTGCGCTCGCAGACCCTGGACCGCCTCTCCACGACCCGGATCCCCGGTAACACGGGCCTCGGAATGCTGCTGCGCACCTACCTGACCGGACTGACGGAACAGGGGCCGTCGTACGGGGCCGCCGACGTGGCCCGGCTGGCCGCCGCCACCCTCGACCTGCTCTGCGCGACACTCGCCCAAGTGGCGCGGGCCGGCGAAGAACTGGCGCCCGAGACCAGGCGGGCGGTCCTGCGGCGGCAGGTCAGCACGTTCATCGCGCGGAACCTCGCCGATCCGGACCTGACACCGGTCGGCATCGCGGCCGCCCACCACCTCTCCGTCCGGTCCCTGCACCACCTGTACCAGGACCAGGAGGTCTCGGTCGCCGACGAGATCCGGCGCGGCCGGCTCGAAGGCGCGCGCCGGGACCTCGCCGACCCCCGGCTGCGCACGCGATCGATCGGCGCCGTCGCGGCGGCCTGGGGCTTCTTGGACCAGTCGTATTTCAGCCGGGTCTTCCGGACCGCCTACGGGACCACTCCCAGGGAGCACCGCGGTCAGATCCTGGGCGGCCCAGAAGTGCGCTGAAGTCCTGGAGCGCCGCGCCGGATTGCCAAGGGCGGAGGACGAATTCCGCGAAGCTCATGCCGCTCGCCGACGCACTCCACCGCTCTCAGGAGAAGCCCATGACACGAGGAACCACGACCCGGAACCCGGCCGCGAAGATCCGGACGAGGGTCGCCCTGCTGGCGGCGACGACCGCCCTGGGCGCCGGACTCGTCCTGGCCCCCGGCGCCCAGGCGTCGCCCGCCAACGCCCCGGCCGTCGTCGCCGGCCCGGCCGCCTTCGGCTGCAACCCCGTCACGAACCACCCGCAGATCGCACAGGGATCCTCCGGCTCGGCGGTCAAGGAACTGCAGTGCCTGCTGAAGTACTGGGGCTTCGACCCGGGCGCCACCGACGGGCAGTTCGGATCCAAGACCCGGGCCGCGGTCGTCGGATTCCAGAACAAGTTCCACAACGTCTGCGGGCTGGCCGTGGACGGGATCGTCGGGCCGAAGACCTGGCACGCGCTCCTCAACCCCGGCTGCTGACCAGCCGCGGGGCGTGCACCGAGGTGACGCCGAGGAGGGACGCCGCCTGTCGCCCTGATCGCTCGTAAGCTGCGAAGAAGCCCGAGGGCCTCGATCTCGTGGGACTGCTCGCCGTCGTCGAGGCGCGCACGAAGGACGCCCCGGACCGCCCGCAGTGGGCGATTCCGTTCGCGCCCGTCCGGATCACCGAGATGGTCCGCCGCAAGGACGGCGGGCGGGGCTGACCGCGACGGCCGCGTCCAATGCGGTGGCGGGTCCTCCCATGGACGTGTGACGGTACGGTCCATGGGCAACTCCACGACATGGCCGGTGTTCCGCACGAGCGACGCGACCACGGCGTACGCGCAGGCCAAGCGCCTGCGCGCGCTACTGGCGCGACGCGAGGACGAGGTCTGGTTCTTCGCCGAGCTGCGCACGGTCGAAGACGTCCGGCGGATGGCCGCGGTCCTGCCCGGGGCCCGGTTCGACTACACGGGCATGCGTACCGGCCCGGCGGGCGAGGAGCTGTGGTTCGACCTCGACGTGACGGCCGCGGACGATGCCGCACTGGAGGCCGGCCTGCCGCTGGACGCCATGGAGAACCTCCCGACGGGGAGCGTCGAGGAACACTTCGTGGCGGCTCTCGGCCAGGGTACGGCCGCCATGGACTGGCACGGCTCCTGGCCGGAGGAACCGGACGCCGGCCAGTACGCGAACGCGAAGTACGACGGGGTCCAGGTCGTCTTCCACGGCGACGACGCCCACTTGGGCCGGTGGACCGGGCACCACACCGTCTTCGTCCACGGGGCGGCGGCCGGGGGGCCGCGGCCCGGGCCCGGCACCTCGCCGCGCACATCGGCGGCGAGGTGCTCGGCGAGCCACAGCGCGGATGGTGAGGCGCGGAGCGCCTCCCATCGGTCCGCGGCCGTCATTGCGCGGCCATCGGTCCCCGGCACTCGGCCCGAGGCCCCGGAAACGGCTACGGCGCGATCGGAAGCTGCCGCTTGTGCTCCGTCAGGCGGTAGCGGCGGACGATCGTGTCGAAGGCGCGCTCACCGACCGGCTTGCCCTCCAAGAAGTCGTCGATCTCGTCGTACGTCACACCGAGCGCGTCCTCGTCGGCCTTGCCCGGGTCCAGGGTCTCCAGGTCCGCGGTGGGCGTCTTCCAGACCAGCTCGGCAGGGGCGCCCAGGGCGTCCGCGCAGGCCCGTACCCGCCGCTTGGTCAGACCGGTCAGCGGAACCAGGTCGGCCGCGCCGTCGCCGAACTTGGTGAAGAAGCCGGAGACCGCCTCGGCGGCGTGGTCGGTGCCGACGACCAGGCCGTCGTGGGCGCCGGCCACCGCGTACTGGGCGATCATGCGCTGGCGGGCCTTGATGTTGCCCTGTACGAAGTCCTGGTGGTGGGCGTCCCGGAAGACGGTGCCGCCGGCCAGGGAGGCCGCCAACGCCGCGTCGCTCGCGGACTTGACGTCCACGGTCAGCACCCGGTCGGCGTTGATGAAGCCGAGGGCGAGCTGGGCGTCCTTCTCGTCGGCCTGGACCCCGTACGGCAGCCGCATGGCGAAGAACGTCGCGTCGTGGCCGGCCGCGCGGGCCCGCTCCACGGCGAGCTGGCAGAGCCGGCCGGCCGTGGTGGAGTCGACCCCGCCACTGATCCCGAGCACCAGGGACCGCAGACCGGTCGAGGTGAGGCGCTCGGCCAGGAACGCCACCCGGCGCTCGATCTCCCGCTGCGCGTCGAAGGTCTCGGCCACCAGGAGGTCCCGGGCGATCTCCTGCTGCAGGGCGGTGGACGCCGGCTGGCTCACGTCTGCTCCTCGTGGTCGTTCGTCATTTTCGCGATGGACTGTCCCGCCGACCCTAACCGAGGCGGCCGGGTGACCCGCGTCTCACCGGGGTGGCGGCGCTTGTCTATGCAACGAGTTGCATAGAAGGATCGGGGCATGGCCCTTGAGCACGCGATCCTCGTCTCCCTGCTGGAGCAGCCGGGGTCCGGCTATGAGCTGGCCCGCCGGTTCGAACGGTCCATCGGCTACTTCTGGACCGCGACCCACCAGCAGATCTACCGCGTGCTGGGGCGCATGGAGGGCGACGGCCGGCTCGACGTCCGCGAAGTGCCGCAGCTGTCCCGGCCGGACAAGAAGGAGTACTCCGTCACGGCGGTCGGCCGGGCCGCCCTCTCGGGCTGGCTCCACGAGCCGATCCAGCCCGACAGCGTCCGGCACGAGCTCGCCGTGAAGATCCGCGGCGCGGCCTTCGACGACCCGGCCGCACTGATCCTCGAGGTCGAGCGGCACCACCGGGCGCACGCCGACCGGCTCACGCACTACCTGGCGGGCGAACTGCGCGACTTCACCGGTCCGCAAGCTCCGGACGCCTCCGACGCCGGGCGCGAACTCCAGCACGTCGTGCTGCGCGGCGGCATCGCCTACGAGCGGATGCAGCTCGCCTGGCTGGAGGACGTGCTCGCCACGCTCCACCGCCTCGCGGCGCCCTGACCCCGGGGCGCCGCCGCCCCGTGCGCCGACACCTGCCCCACCTTTCACCCGCACCCCGCCCCATCCCCTTATCCACCTCTGCAGCTGCCGCCCCTGCACCCGGCGTCGCTCTCATCTGCCTCCTGCTCGCGTCCGGCGCCGGCGGCCCCCGCCGCCCCGTCCCCCGGCATGGCCGCCGGCGCCGGACAGATCCAGGCGATGTGGCCGGCCGTCCTGGAAGCCGTGAAGAACCGCCGCCGCTTCACCTGGATCCTGCTGAGCCAGAACGCCCAGGTCGCCGGGTTCGACGGCACCACCCTCCAGCTCGGCTTCCCCAACGCCGGGGCCCGCGACAACTTCGCGAGCAGCGGCAGCGAGGACGTGCTCAAGGCGGTCCTCGCCGAGCAGTTCCAGGTCAACTGGAAGATCGAGGCCGTGGTCGGCGCGGGCACGGGGCCGCTAGCGCCCGTGTCCGCCTCGTCCTACGGCGCTCCGCCCGCTCCCGCCTACAACCCGCCGCCGGCCCAGCACGCCCCGGCGCCGCAGCAGCAGGACCAGCACGGGCAGCAGCAACAGTCGCAGCAGCAGCCGCCGCAGCAGTCGTACCAGCAGCAGCCCCAGCACCAGCAGCAGCCGCCCGTCCACCAGGCGCCCCCGCCGGTCGCCCCCGAGGACGACGTTCCCGAGGACGACGACCCGGACCTCGTGGACAGCGCGCTGAGCGGGCACGAGCTGATCGTGCGCGAGCTCGGGGCCACCGTTGTGGAGGAATACACGAACGACTAGGGGGTCCGATTTGGGTGCCCGCACGAAGGGCACCCCCGGGTCCGGGCTAGGCTGCACGACGTGAAGGTCCTCGTCATCGGCGGCGGCGCCCGCGAACATGCCCTGTGCCGCTCTCTGTCCCTCGATCCCGACGTCAACGCGCTGTACTGCGCCCCAGGCAACGCCGGCATCGCCGAGGTGGCCGAGCTCCGCCCCGTCGACGCCCTCGACGGCGAAGCCGTCGCCCGCCTCGCCACCGAACTCCGCGCCGACCTGGTCGTCGTCGGCCCGGAGGCCCCGCTCGTCGCCGGCGTCGCCGACGCCGTGCGCGCGGTCGGCATCCCCGTCTTCGGCCCGTCCGGCGAGGCGGCGCGGCTCGAGGGCTCCAAAGCCTTCGCCAAGGACGTGATGGCCGCGGCCGGCGTCCCGACGGCCCGCAGCTACGTGTGCACCACCCCCGACGAGGTGGACGCGGCCCTCGACGCCTTCGGCGCCCCGTACGTGGTCAAGGACGACGGCCTGGCCGCCGGCAAGGGCGTCGTGGTCACCGACGACCTGGCCGCCGCCCGCGCCCACGCGCTCGGCTGCGACCGCGTGGTCATCGAGGAGTTCCTCGACGGCCCCGAGGTCTCCCTCTTCGCCATCACCGACGGCGTCACCGTGCTGCCGCTCCAGCCCGCGCAGGACTTCAAGCGCGCGCTCGACGGCGACGCGGGCCCGAACACCGGCGGCATGGGCGCCTACTCCCCGCTCCCCTGGGCCGACCCGAAGCTGGTCGACGAGGTCATGGCCTCCGTCCTCCAGCCCACCGTGGACGAGCTGCGCCACCGCGGCACCCCCTTCTCCGGACTGCTGTACGCCGGCCTCGCGATCACCTCGCGCGGTGTCCGGGTCATCGAGTTCAACGCCCGCTTCGGCGACCCCGAGACCCAGGTCGTCCTGGCCCGGCTGCGCACCCCGCTCGCGAGCGTGCTGCTGGGCTCCGCGAACGGCACCCTGAGCACCCTGCCCCCGCTCAGCTGGCGCGAGGACGCGGCCGTCACGGTCGTCATCGCCTCCCACAACTACCCGGAGACCCCGCGCACCGGGGACCCCATCGAGGGTCTGGCCGAGGTCGCGGAGCAGGACGCCCCGGAGGCGTACGTCCTGCACGCCGGGACCCGGCTCGAAGGCGACGCGGTCGTCAGCGCGGGCGGGCGCGTGCTGTCGGTGACGGCGACCGGTTCCGATCTGGCGCAGGCCCGTACGAGGGCGTATAAGGCCGTCGCGCGGATCAAGCTCGACGGCTCGCAGTACCGCACGGACATCGCCGAAAAGGCGGCGGAGGGCCGTTGATCAGCGGAATTCCACGGACGCGGGCCCGGTGCGCACTCGGTGCGGCCGGGCCCGCGCGCATGCTCGCGTACGAGTGCATCCAGCCGCGTTCGAACGCACCCACCTTTGCCCAAAGCCATTCCATCGGGTGATCGTCACCCGGTCTGCCTGACGTCCGCGTCCGCCCCAACTATGGTGCGGCGCAAGCATTCCGGCTCTCATTCCGGCACTTGGCCCACCGGCATTGCGATGTCAGTGGGCGGTGTCACAGTGGGGGAGTGAGCAACGCAGCAGCAAGGCAGAGGGGGGTGAGGTCCGGTCGTGTCCGGAACCGGTTCGATCGCTGAAGTGGGCACGCCGTCCGCGCGTTCCCGTGCCTTGGCCGTGCTGCGCGTCCGCAGCCGGGCCCTGGCCCTCGGGCTGCTGCCCGCCGCCTTCGCCGTGGTGCTGGTGAGCGCCCGGATGACGGGCCGCCTGGCCGGTGACCCCTGGCCGGCGGTGACCCTCGGCGTGTGCGCGTTCGCCGCGCTCGTCCTGCTCGTCGGCGGGATCTTCGCCGCCGTCGTCCTGCGGGCGAGCCCCGCCATGACGCCGACGGTGCCGCTGTCCGAGGCCGCCGCCCCCGATCTCTACCGGCTCGTGCGGGACCTGGCGGACCGGATGGACGTCCCGGCGCCCTCCGCGATAGCCCTGACGCCCGACTGCGACAGCTGGCTCGAGGACCGCACGCACGCGGCGCACCGCCGCGCCCGCACCCGCAGGGCGGTCGGGTCCGGCGCGGCACCCGGAACCGGACTCGCCGGACCTTCCGCACCCGAGACCGAGCCGGGCGCCGCCCCGGTGCTGGTGATCGGCTCGCCCTTCCTGTGGTGGATGCGCGTCGCCGAGCTCCGCGCCGTGCTCGCCCCCGTCGTCGCCGGCACGGGCCCGTCCGCGCACCCGGACATAGCCGACGCGCGCGGATTCGTACGGGGCCTCGATGCCGCCGTGGACGTGGGCAACGGCCGGTTCCTCGGCTGGATCGCCGCCCCCGCCCGGCTGCTGCTGCGGCTGTGCCGGGTGGACGCCGCCGAGATGGAGCGCGGGGTCGCCGCCGCCGCCTCCGAGCGTGCACAGGGTGTGGACTACGGGCTGCGCATCGTCGCCCAGGAGCAGGTCGGGCTGGCGTACGCCGGCTGGGACCGGCTGCTGACCCGCGTCGCGCTGCCCGCCTGGCGGATGGGCCGCTGGCCCGCCCGCCTCGACGCGGGGGTCGTCTCCGCGCTGACCGAGCTGTCCCGGCGCGACCGGCTGGCCGACGGGTTCACCCCGCGCCTCGGCGAGCGCCCGGCCTGCGATCTGCTGGAGCAGCCCGGAGCGGTGGACGAGGCCGCCTCGCTGCTGGCCGCGCGGCTGTTCCACGGCGGTCCGGCCGAGGCCGGACCGGACTGGTCGCCGGTGGACTGGGCGGAGTATCCGGAGGAGGTCGTCGACCGCAAGTGGCGTACGGAGGCCGCGCGGCTGCTCGCCGCGCTGGACGCGCTGTCCGCGCCGTCGGGGCCCGCCGCTTCCACCGTGCAGCGGGTGCTGTCGTACCTCACGGACGGTGGCGGCGAGGCGCTGGCGGGGCGGCTGAGCGGAGACGTCGCGCGGGAGACCGCGCCGGCCGCCGCCGATGCGGGGGCGCGGGGAGCCGACGCCCTGCCGCTGTTCCCGCTGGAGGCGCCGCGCAGCGGTCGCGACCTGCTGGCGGACCACGTGGTGGCGCTGGTGTCCTGCGCCGCGGTGGACTCCGCCGGGGCGGCGCCGGGGCTGGACTGGCTGGACGGTCCGGTGCTGCTGGTCGGCGGCGCGCGCCGGGCGGACCTCGCGC harbors:
- a CDS encoding helix-turn-helix domain-containing protein, producing the protein MIWSEFSTDHLPAAERFAHWEHVTGQSLMRTTCAGPHLCDFRAGSRALNLGAVQVFTQDYPPMEVRRSPRQVRQSDPEVYHLWLTVSGGIELNLGSRTAEVGEGDLVLYDSSHPYHGHIAPTGHAQRISSLIVQVPRGALPLRSQTLDRLSTTRIPGNTGLGMLLRTYLTGLTEQGPSYGAADVARLAAATLDLLCATLAQVARAGEELAPETRRAVLRRQVSTFIARNLADPDLTPVGIAAAHHLSVRSLHHLYQDQEVSVADEIRRGRLEGARRDLADPRLRTRSIGAVAAAWGFLDQSYFSRVFRTAYGTTPREHRGQILGGPEVR
- a CDS encoding peptidoglycan-binding domain-containing protein, whose product is MTRGTTTRNPAAKIRTRVALLAATTALGAGLVLAPGAQASPANAPAVVAGPAAFGCNPVTNHPQIAQGSSGSAVKELQCLLKYWGFDPGATDGQFGSKTRAAVVGFQNKFHNVCGLAVDGIVGPKTWHALLNPGC
- a CDS encoding DUF6381 family protein — protein: MSGDSQPSERARQMRDKAQELEQAAQHATDPAERQRLRDKALRIREKSEQENGRGSGTMDPM
- the purD gene encoding phosphoribosylamine--glycine ligase; protein product: MKVLVIGGGAREHALCRSLSLDPDVNALYCAPGNAGIAEVAELRPVDALDGEAVARLATELRADLVVVGPEAPLVAGVADAVRAVGIPVFGPSGEAARLEGSKAFAKDVMAAAGVPTARSYVCTTPDEVDAALDAFGAPYVVKDDGLAAGKGVVVTDDLAAARAHALGCDRVVIEEFLDGPEVSLFAITDGVTVLPLQPAQDFKRALDGDAGPNTGGMGAYSPLPWADPKLVDEVMASVLQPTVDELRHRGTPFSGLLYAGLAITSRGVRVIEFNARFGDPETQVVLARLRTPLASVLLGSANGTLSTLPPLSWREDAAVTVVIASHNYPETPRTGDPIEGLAEVAEQDAPEAYVLHAGTRLEGDAVVSAGGRVLSVTATGSDLAQARTRAYKAVARIKLDGSQYRTDIAEKAAEGR
- the nadE gene encoding ammonia-dependent NAD(+) synthetase — encoded protein: MSQPASTALQQEIARDLLVAETFDAQREIERRVAFLAERLTSTGLRSLVLGISGGVDSTTAGRLCQLAVERARAAGHDATFFAMRLPYGVQADEKDAQLALGFINADRVLTVDVKSASDAALAASLAGGTVFRDAHHQDFVQGNIKARQRMIAQYAVAGAHDGLVVGTDHAAEAVSGFFTKFGDGAADLVPLTGLTKRRVRACADALGAPAELVWKTPTADLETLDPGKADEDALGVTYDEIDDFLEGKPVGERAFDTIVRRYRLTEHKRQLPIAP
- a CDS encoding PadR family transcriptional regulator, producing the protein MALEHAILVSLLEQPGSGYELARRFERSIGYFWTATHQQIYRVLGRMEGDGRLDVREVPQLSRPDKKEYSVTAVGRAALSGWLHEPIQPDSVRHELAVKIRGAAFDDPAALILEVERHHRAHADRLTHYLAGELRDFTGPQAPDASDAGRELQHVVLRGGIAYERMQLAWLEDVLATLHRLAAP